The Raphanus sativus cultivar WK10039 chromosome 6, ASM80110v3, whole genome shotgun sequence sequence CAGAAAGCTTAGCAGAGTTTCCTTCTCCTGCTTCATTGCTACATCGGATAATGATCTCAACTAAACCGCCTAAAGAGTATCTTGAATCAAGGAACCCTATTGTTAAACAGcaggaaaataataataatgcatCTCCATCGTCAGAGGAAGAATCACCTAGAACAGAGGAGATTCAAACACTAGAAAGTATCTTGTTTAACGAAGATTGTTGTGAAAACaaggtaacaaaaaaaaaacttaatacaTTCTTTAATGTTTTTGTAACTTAGTTTGGGTTATATGTTAGACTGATAGTgatcaagaggaagaagaagctagtgaaGATCAGAAACCAGCTTACAAAAGATTGATCACCATTCATGCTGGGAAACCAAAGGGAACAGTgaaagaagagatgaaagttgTGGTTGATAAAGTGAGACGTTTGAGTTTAAGCGAGCAGGAACTTGACAGGACTTGTTCATCCAACAGTCAGGATGTTGTAAGGTAATACTAACTAAATTGAAAATCATAATCTTTTAACAGACTTGAGATGCACGCAACTTAAACTCTAATATGTTGTCTTCTAGGTTTACACAGAGGAATATACTTCGGATATACCCAAAAGGGACAAGATTTAACTCCTCAAACTACAAACCACTTATTGGTTGGACTCATGGAGCACAAATGATTGCATTCAATATGCAGGTAACAAGGGGCTAAGGATACCTTGACTCTTAAGCTACCTTTTTGGCCTTGGTTTATGCATGATCCTATATGTGTTCATTCTCCATTTACAGACACTTGATAGATCTCTGTATAACAAATCTTTTCTGATTATAGGGATATGGGAAATCATTGTGGTTGATGCATGGCATGTTTAGAGCCAACGGAGGTTGTGGATATGTCAAGAAACCTAACTTCTTGATGAAGAAAGGGTTTCATGATGAAGTATTTGACCCTAGAAAGAAACTTCCTGTAAAAGAAACGTTAAAGGCAAGCCAACAACAATCTACATACTTCAAAGGATGACTTTTAACATATCAAATGTCATATATGTTTTGATACGGTTTCTCAATAGGTGAAAGTGTATATGGGAGATGGATGGCGTCTAGACTTCAGTCACACTCATTTCGACTCATATTCTCCTCCTGATTTCTACACTAAGGTACTATCAACTTCACCACATTGGGTCTCTCTAACACTCTTCAAACTTTTAGAAAACTTTACCAGACTGCGGTTTTGTGAGCTTCTGTAGGTGTACATTGTGGGTGTGCCAGCAGATAATGCAAAGAGGAAGACGAGAGTAATTGAAGATAATTGGTATCCAATTTGGGATGAGGAATTCATTTTCCCGTTAACAGTTCCAGAGCTTGCACTGCTTAGGATCGAAGTCAGTGAGTACGATATGTCTGATAAAGATGACTTTGGTGGACAAACATGCTTGCCTGTTTCAGAATTAAGACCGGGGATTCGATCTGTGCCTTTGTATGATAAGAAGGGAGAGAAGATGAAATCAGTAAAGCTACTTATGCGTTTCATCTTCGAATGATTTGGTTTCATCTTCGAACcattctttaaaaaaagaagCTTTTGAGGTATTGTATAATGTTAGCTTGAAGATCAAATGGATCTTTTCTCTGATATCTCCAATAGTATCATATTGAAGAAAATGTAATTATAGAGTCTACGTTATGTTCAATATGTAAAATCTAATATACGATGATCCATACTTGGAATCTGCAAAGCTGTTACTTATTGAATTAATTCATGACAGAGATGTATATAATCCTTACATCAGGGTGATGATACTCTAGCTTATTAAATGgtctgtttttattttgaaaatattttccaaaagaaaaagatctCCAATAAAGCTTCCTCTTGGAGGTTTTTCTCGGTACTCTGCATCAATTTTTAAATCCAAGATTTAATACAAAACATACTTCACATCAACAACTTCGAGAAGTTAagcctttttacaaaaaaaacttctaGGAGTTTAAAATGTGCTTACATATTCTGTTCAAGGGGATACCGCCAGTGTTTCTAATGACAGTATCGAGACACAAATGGTCGTCAACAATGGTGAATATGGTCCGCAAATAGTTGAATCCATAGCCAACATTGTAAATCTTTGCTGTAAAATCCAGAAGATAGTATACATTGTAAAATATGCCAGATATATAAGGGTGTAAGAAATTAATCAACTTACATGTGCCCCATACAACTCCTTCCGTATGACGGGATCTTACAGTTTCTTCTACCTTCTTTATGTCGGGCTTGTCACCTTTCAGCTTTCGAAGCACTAACCCTGAGTTACCAGCTGTcaaaaaaattagcaaaaaaattagtaaaagtcatattaaaatatttatgacttttaaaatcttttacAAAGGGTGACAACCAGTGTACAAAATAGAACCTGCTCTTTCTTCACCAAAAAGgttaacatcatcatcatcatcggcAGCATTATCCTACGATATCGAAGCAGTAATATATAAGACTGTACagacaatatattatataagcaATACTATATAATCCATGAATTGTGGACAGATAATAAACCATTGAGAATACCATAGAATCAGATTCCTCTTCTGTGATTCCGTTACCTTCACCTCACAATACACCCATACAACACATCTTTAGcattagtttatataaaaaactaacatTCAGGGAGCTTACAAATGGATTTTGGAAACTTACATATTCTGTTTAAGCTGAGAGTTTGACAGCTCTGGACATACGGATGATCCACTATTTTCTCTTTGAAAATGGTGTTGAAACCTACTAGGCGTCCAAGAACAAGGTGTCCAACGGTTGTGCACTCAATCCCCAACAAATTGATTCCATAATCAATTGAGACAAGCTTTGCTGTAGCAAATAATGAGAGACTTcagaatattataaataaaacgGCCTGATAATTCAGAAAAATGTAGAAAGTTTAAGAGATTCAGTAACTTACATGCACCCCAAAACAACCCTGCCACCTGAATGGATCTTACAGTTTCCTCTAGCTTCTTCATGTCGGCTTCCTCATCATTTGGCTTGATAAGAGTCAGATCTGATGATTTTgccattaaataaaaatgaggAAGATCCAATGCATCTTTATCTAGAGAGTATAACACAAATTAACTCACATTGATACAAGCCGGCAGTCTCAACAGCGAAACGCcctaaataagatatatagtcaCCGACGAGTACGTCGAAAACATCAATCTCCTCATTTGTAGGCAAGGTGGCTATGATCCGCAACAACTCGACTCCATATCCAACATGGACAAGTTTTGCTAAGATATTACAGAATATTAATGTTAGTATACCTTTATTTAGAAACATGTTGAAGGTGTTAGAGATGACCCCTTCCAACTCTTACATGCTCCCCAAATCAGTCCTTCCATTTGAATAGTTCTTACACGTTCCTCTAGCTTCTTCATGTTGGTCTGACAATCCGTCGGTATGATGACTATTAAAACCGACGCCCAAGCTGTCCAAAGAATAAACTATTAGAAGATAAACGAAGAGGTGTTCAATCCGAAACTTACATATTTCATTCTTTGTGGAAGCTGCTCTCTCTTCAGcagttttcttttccttttcggCATCTTCGCCGACAAGGTCATTATCATCAACAACCACCACAGCCATACCATCCTACCATATGATATATAAATCATATGTTATAAGAGCCAAATAGATGGTTTCTCGTAGACAAATAAACAACAGCTAGAGTACATTAGAATTAGCAACCACATGTTCTGTGGCAAAACTGACACCACTCCCTTGAGAAGAGATACCACTGCGTGGAAAGAAAAACACCAGTTAGAGAAATTGATATGAACAAAGTACTCAAGTAAAGGAAACTAAGGAGCACTTTCTTAAAATCCTAAACCGCTATCATCCAAATATACAAACAGCTTAAAAAGCCTTAAAAATCCATGCAAGGCAAGTGGAGGAACGTACGAGATGCCCAAGAGAGTCTCGATATGGTTGTACCAACGAGATACGTTCACATACTGCGATGGTGGAGGTTTTGAAAGAGCCGCGTAGACGGTGATATCATCTTTTGAAGCCTTGTGACtgtataaatatacatatatagtggAAAACAGTCGTTAGTCGACATTTAAAGTATATCAGGTCTGCATGCAACTGGTTGTTccaaaaatcaaaacagaaagGCAAAAGTGAgacaaatttattaaagaaGATATCTTTGGGGCtctgtaattaaaaaaacaaaaagggaAATGTCTTAAGTTTCTAACCCTGTAATGTAATAACGTGTAAGAAGATGCTCGTCGAGCTTCTTCAATCCAGGATTAGAGTTGGGATTAGGAAAGGTAGCCATTGTTTCTGAAGCTCGGACTTTCTTCACTGGTATTAAACATGTGAGATCAaatcaacaaacaaacaaaacgaTCTAACAAAAAGTCTTGGATTGCAAAAAATGTTACAAGTAGTCAAGTACATAGACGAAGAAGAAGGCTTTCTGTAGATTCACTAAACACTATAATAATTCATAGGAAAGTAAAGTGTAACATTCCCAACCAAAATGCAGGAGCAAAAAACTAATTCGAAGCAAAAGTTTCTAAGAGACGTGCATTACAATTTAAAATGTGATCAATCTCTATTCACTAATTAGATCAATACAAAAAGAACATCTCTTATAACGAAAACGAAATTTTAGGTctagaaacaaaatataacacTGAGGAAGCTCGGAGGAGGTCGCCGCAGTGAACACGGATGAAGATCGTTGCTGCTTTCTCTGTATATTCttcattttgtgtgtgtttatctATCTTTGTTTGATGTTGAAAAAGTCAGACTGATACTAAAActgatgataatgatgatcATTAACAGAAAAACTAATACTGATGATTAGTTCCCGGAAATATAGGGGGAAATCCGCAACTAGGGACACGTCTATCTTCTATATTGACTTTCTTATTTAACATGTTTATCTTTGTATAATTAAAACGTTTAGaacttcaaa is a genomic window containing:
- the LOC108808798 gene encoding uncharacterized protein LOC108808798 isoform X2: MKNIQRKQQRSSSVFTAATSSELPQLKKVRASETMATFPNPNSNPGLKKLDEHLLTRYYITGHKASKDDITVYAALSKPPPSQYVNVSRWYNHIETLLGISGISSQGSGVSFATEHVVANSNDGMAVVVVDDNDLVGEDAEKEKKTAEERAASTKNEISWASVLIVIIPTDCQTNMKKLEERVRTIQMEGLIWGASKLVHVGYGVELLRIIATLPTNEEIDVFDVLVGDYISYLGRFAVETAGLYQYLTLIKPNDEEADMKKLEETVRSIQVAGLFWGASKLVSIDYGINLLGIECTTVGHLVLGRLVGFNTIFKEKIVDHPYVQSCQTLSLNRICNGITEEESDSMDNAADDDDDVNLFGEERAAGNSGLVLRKLKGDKPDIKKVEETVRSRHTEGVVWGTSKIYNVGYGFNYLRTIFTIVDDHLCLDTVIRNTGGIPLNRI
- the LOC108809915 gene encoding phosphoinositide phospholipase C 6-like — its product is MGKEKKTESYDNGSYNYKMFKCFNRKFKINEVQPTDDVRDAFCQFAVGCGGGGGDGDSSDGDASSGVMGAEQLSCFLDDHQGDSGTTVAEAQRLIDDVIRRRHHVTRFTRHGLDLDDFFNFLFYDDLNPPITPHVHQDMSAPLSHYFIYTGHNSYLTGNQLSSDCSEVPVIKALQRGVRVIELDLWPNSTGTDINVLHGRTLTTPVPLISCLKAIRDYAFSSSPYPVIITLEDHLTADLQAKVAEMATQIFGEMLYYPESESLAEFPSPASLLHRIMISTKPPKEYLESRNPIVKQQENNNNASPSSEEESPRTEEIQTLESILFNEDCCENKTDSDQEEEEASEDQKPAYKRLITIHAGKPKGTVKEEMKVVVDKVRRLSLSEQELDRTCSSNSQDVVRFTQRNILRIYPKGTRFNSSNYKPLIGWTHGAQMIAFNMQGYGKSLWLMHGMFRANGGCGYVKKPNFLMKKGFHDEVFDPRKKLPVKETLKVKVYMGDGWRLDFSHTHFDSYSPPDFYTKVYIVGVPADNAKRKTRVIEDNWYPIWDEEFIFPLTVPELALLRIEVSEYDMSDKDDFGGQTCLPVSELRPGIRSVPLYDKKGEKMKSVKLLMRFIFE
- the LOC108808798 gene encoding uncharacterized protein LOC108808798 isoform X3, translating into MKNIQRKQQRSSSVFTAATSSELPQLKKVRASETMATFPNPNSNPGLKKLDEHLLTRYYITGHKASKDDITVYAALSKPPPSQYVNVSRWYNHIETLLGISGISSQGSGVSFATEHVDGMAVVVVDDNDLVGEDAEKEKKTAEERAASTKNEISWASVLIVIIPTDCQTNMKKLEERVRTIQMEGLIWGASKLVHVGYGVELLRIIATLPTNEEIDVFDVLVGDYISYLGRFAVETAGLYQYLTLIKPNDEEADMKKLEETVRSIQVAGLFWGASKLVSIDYGINLLGIECTTVGHLVLGRLVGFNTIFKEKIVDHPYVQSCQTLSLNRICNGITEEESDSMVFSMDNAADDDDDVNLFGEERAAGNSGLVLRKLKGDKPDIKKVEETVRSRHTEGVVWGTSKIYNVGYGFNYLRTIFTIVDDHLCLDTVIRNTGGIPLNRI
- the LOC108808798 gene encoding uncharacterized protein LOC108808798 isoform X4, whose protein sequence is MYLTTLKKVRASETMATFPNPNSNPGLKKLDEHLLTRYYITGHKASKDDITVYAALSKPPPSQYVNVSRWYNHIETLLGISGISSQGSGVSFATEHVVANSNDGMAVVVVDDNDLVGEDAEKEKKTAEERAASTKNEISWASVLIVIIPTDCQTNMKKLEERVRTIQMEGLIWGASKLVHVGYGVELLRIIATLPTNEEIDVFDVLVGDYISYLGRFAVETAGLYQYLTLIKPNDEEADMKKLEETVRSIQVAGLFWGASKLVSIDYGINLLGIECTTVGHLVLGRLVGFNTIFKEKIVDHPYVQSCQTLSLNRICNGITEEESDSMVFSMDNAADDDDDVNLFGEERAAGNSGLVLRKLKGDKPDIKKVEETVRSRHTEGVVWGTSKIYNVGYGFNYLRTIFTIVDDHLCLDTVIRNTGGIPLNRI
- the LOC108808798 gene encoding uncharacterized protein LOC108808798 isoform X1, with protein sequence MKNIQRKQQRSSSVFTAATSSELPQLKKVRASETMATFPNPNSNPGLKKLDEHLLTRYYITGHKASKDDITVYAALSKPPPSQYVNVSRWYNHIETLLGISGISSQGSGVSFATEHVVANSNDGMAVVVVDDNDLVGEDAEKEKKTAEERAASTKNEISWASVLIVIIPTDCQTNMKKLEERVRTIQMEGLIWGASKLVHVGYGVELLRIIATLPTNEEIDVFDVLVGDYISYLGRFAVETAGLYQYLTLIKPNDEEADMKKLEETVRSIQVAGLFWGASKLVSIDYGINLLGIECTTVGHLVLGRLVGFNTIFKEKIVDHPYVQSCQTLSLNRICNGITEEESDSMVFSMDNAADDDDDVNLFGEERAAGNSGLVLRKLKGDKPDIKKVEETVRSRHTEGVVWGTSKIYNVGYGFNYLRTIFTIVDDHLCLDTVIRNTGGIPLNRI